TGGTTTTAAAAAAGAATGGGTTAACAGATACTAGTATTAGAAAAATCGCTTCAGGAGCTATTATTGGTACACTAGTTTCAGTACCTGTGAGTCTATTTTTAGCTCAAGCCTTAGTACCCTTTGCTAATGTTATTAGGCAGTATGGAGACCCTGTATTTTTCATCGGAGCTATTTTGCTAGCATTGATGTCAAAAAACAAATGGGTATCACTTGCAGCAATAATACCTTTTGCTTTGCTGATACAAGGGCTTCGTTACCTTTATTGGGGCATTGGAATAGTACCAAAAGGAACTAATGTATTTACTTCATTCTTTTTAGCAATCACAATTGGTCCTGTTATTTTGATTCTATTTGAGTTGCTAAATAAGGAAAAAAGAGATAAAATGGAACGTTTTAACAAAAAAAACATTTATTTAAGAAAGGCAGAAGGAATAAAAAAATTTCCCAATCCTTTTAAAATTTTGACTAAGAAAGAGATTGGCTATAGTGCAGTGGCCTCTTTTATTGGCTCAGTAACTTTTATATTAAGTCCTGTTGGACTGACAACCTTTTTAGGTGAGCTGTTTGCGAGTCATGAAAAGGATCCGGTGAAGAAGGCTTCGATTGCTGTTTCATCAATGGAAGCTTTAGCTCAGGCAACCTATTTTTCAGGCACATTAATACCTCTTATAGCATTGGGAATACCACTGTCTCCAATGTCTTTAGGTCCTGCAAATCCGTTGTTTAATGCTCCGCCGGTATTTACACTACAGCATAATATGCATCATATACTATCTGATTCGAACTTTATTTGGGCGACGATTATTGGAGCAACCATTGCTTCAGCGATTACTTATTTTGTTACAGTAAAATATTCAAATCAAATCTGCACCTTTGTATTTAAGCGAATACCTCATGAAGCGCTGTTAGGTCTGTTTTTTAGTTTAGTTTTGCTGATTGGGTTTATGGATGCTGGATGGATTAATATCGCAGGTGTTCTTCTAATTGGAATAGTTTCTGGTGTGTTGCATAGAATGGGGGTTAATTATGGGGTTTTATTCATGATCTTATATTCAGCTCCATGGCTTGTTAAAAGCTTAGCTGGCCAATAAAAGTTTAATAACTAAATGATATTAGATTGTTCATTTTTATGAGAGGATATAAGACTATGATGTATTCAGAGTATAAAATAAAGGTGCCAGGAAAGCTTATGGTTGCTGGTGAATATGCTGTGCTAGAACCAAATCAAAAGGCTGTGGTTATTGCAGTAAATCGCTATGTAACAGCTTATATTAAATCCTGCAATCAAAATATACTTTCACTTCCACAGTTAAGTGTAGAAAATGTTAAATGGTGGATAGTTAATGAAGAGGTCAAATTCAGCGAACCCAATGGAAGATTAAGCTTCGTGCAAAACTCTATAGCTGTCGCCACTCAATATTTACAGGAAAAATCAATTAAGCTTCAACCTTCTAATTTGGAAATTATAAGTGAGCTTGATGACCCTTTAACGGGCAAGAAATATGGACTTGGCTCAAGTGCAGCAGTTGTGGTATCAGTTGTTTCTGCTATGTTATCTCTACATGATTGCGTATCAGAACTTGATCGTGATAAAATTTTTAAGCTTTCAGCTATTGCTCATGTAAAAACGCAGGGAAGTGGATCTGGAGCAGATATTGCAGCCGCTGTTTATGGCGGTTGGCTTGAGTATTGTTCTTTTAGTGCGAAATGGATATTAAATGAGCTTGAAAAAGGAACAAAACTAATAGAGATGCTCGAGAGGCCTTGGCCAAACCTATCAATTGTTACATTAACCCCACCTGTTTCTCTTCAATTGGCTGTTGGTTGGACAAGAGATGCAGAAGCAACAGGCCATATGATTCAAAAAGCTTATAAATTTCGTGAAGACAATCTTACACTTTACAATGATTTTCTAAGAGCAAGCTTAATTGCAGTAGAACAATTAATCCAAAGCTTTAAAAGCAATGAAAGCATAGAAGCTATTAAAGCTTTATCTCAAAATAGAAAAGTACTTCAAAAACTTGGTGAAGAGTCCGGCATTTTAATTGAAACAGAAAAATTAAAAAATCTCTGTTCGATAGCTGAAAATTTTGGAAGCGCCAAGTCTTCAGGGGCAGGCGGTGGAGATTGTGGAGTAGCTTTTATAAAAGATGCATCTAAAAAGCAAGAATTGTATGAGGCATGGGAAGATGCAGACATTAGCCCATTAGATTTGTGTGTATCAGAAGAAGGTATTATAGTAATGAAATAGCAGCCACTGTTTAATAAAACTTTTGAAATTTGTTAAAGTGATAATAAAAAACTCCTATGGAATTTATTTAATATAAGTATAATTTAGAAAGAATTTATTAAAGGAGAACCATAAAAAGGTTCTCCTTTAACTTTAATCAGTCTAAGGATAAAGGAAGGATTTAATTACGATTGACACTATTAGTAAGCTAATTACAATAAACACTTTGAATTATATATATTTTCATTTATAATGATAGAAGATATATTTGACGAGGGGATGAAGAATGGAAAGAAGAGATAAGCATAACTATTATCTTGATATAGCAGAAACAGTTCTTGAGCGAGGTACATGCCTTAGAAGAAACTATGGGTCGATAATAGTAAAGAATGATGAAATAATTTCAACTGGTTATACAGGTGCTCCAAGAGGGAGGAAAAATTGTACGGATATTGGAGTTTGCAGAAGAGAACAACTGAATGTTCCAAGAGGAACTCAATACGAATTATGCAGGTCTGTTCATTCTGAAGCAAATGCTATAATAAGCGCTTCGAGAAGGGATATGATAGGAGCGACTCTATATCTTGTAGGTAAATATGCTCGAACAGGTGAATTTGTTGAAGACGCAAACTCTTGCATTATGTGTAAAAGGCTTATTATAAATTCTGGTATAGAATCGGTTATTATAAGAGATACAAAGGATTATTACAGAATTATACAAGTTCAGCAATGGATAGATGATGATGATTCCTTGTACGGAAATGGTGGGTACTAAGGGGGGTCAAGAGTAAAAACATAGGAAGGTAAGCTATGAATAATTATATGCTTGTTTTGATATCTATGATTTTATCTGCAGCTGCAACACCGCTTGTTAAAAAGCTTGCAGTAAAGATTAAAGCTATAGATGTTCCGAGGGACGAAAGAAGAATACATAAAAA
The genomic region above belongs to Clostridium swellfunianum and contains:
- a CDS encoding tripartite tricarboxylate transporter permease; translation: MSIALVLQMILAAVIAAIMYTIIGAAPGADETATIAPITLVLVISGVQPVVVLSFFISAIVSCKMIDAVPVSIAGIPAGVMSTPMVEHAMVLKKNGLTDTSIRKIASGAIIGTLVSVPVSLFLAQALVPFANVIRQYGDPVFFIGAILLALMSKNKWVSLAAIIPFALLIQGLRYLYWGIGIVPKGTNVFTSFFLAITIGPVILILFELLNKEKRDKMERFNKKNIYLRKAEGIKKFPNPFKILTKKEIGYSAVASFIGSVTFILSPVGLTTFLGELFASHEKDPVKKASIAVSSMEALAQATYFSGTLIPLIALGIPLSPMSLGPANPLFNAPPVFTLQHNMHHILSDSNFIWATIIGATIASAITYFVTVKYSNQICTFVFKRIPHEALLGLFFSLVLLIGFMDAGWINIAGVLLIGIVSGVLHRMGVNYGVLFMILYSAPWLVKSLAGQ
- a CDS encoding deoxycytidylate deaminase — its product is MERRDKHNYYLDIAETVLERGTCLRRNYGSIIVKNDEIISTGYTGAPRGRKNCTDIGVCRREQLNVPRGTQYELCRSVHSEANAIISASRRDMIGATLYLVGKYARTGEFVEDANSCIMCKRLIINSGIESVIIRDTKDYYRIIQVQQWIDDDDSLYGNGGY
- a CDS encoding phosphomevalonate kinase produces the protein MMYSEYKIKVPGKLMVAGEYAVLEPNQKAVVIAVNRYVTAYIKSCNQNILSLPQLSVENVKWWIVNEEVKFSEPNGRLSFVQNSIAVATQYLQEKSIKLQPSNLEIISELDDPLTGKKYGLGSSAAVVVSVVSAMLSLHDCVSELDRDKIFKLSAIAHVKTQGSGSGADIAAAVYGGWLEYCSFSAKWILNELEKGTKLIEMLERPWPNLSIVTLTPPVSLQLAVGWTRDAEATGHMIQKAYKFREDNLTLYNDFLRASLIAVEQLIQSFKSNESIEAIKALSQNRKVLQKLGEESGILIETEKLKNLCSIAENFGSAKSSGAGGGDCGVAFIKDASKKQELYEAWEDADISPLDLCVSEEGIIVMK